Part of the Rissa tridactyla isolate bRisTri1 chromosome 3, bRisTri1.patW.cur.20221130, whole genome shotgun sequence genome, ggggttgCTGGCAACTCACCTTCTTAAAAATAGTGATGACTGAGGGCTTCTCATCAGGGTTGTGGATAGGGATGACCTTTGAGTTATTCTGCTCCATCCCATTGGGCTCGTCTGCAGGGAAAGACACAAGTAGGGCATATCAGATCCTAGAAAGCTGGGATCTAGTTTAGTTCTTCTATCTCATTCTTCCTCTcagctcttcctctttttccttcctcttcctcctctcagcCCCTCACCTTTCTTAATCAGGTCTCTCTTGGTCTCCAGCTCTGCATTGTACACACGGTACTCTGTCTTGTCCTTCATGGAGTAGTATCGGAAGAAATCCTGCAGAGAGACAGCCACGGAGAACTCATTCATGCGTAAGGAAAGAAGGCTGCCAGGGGCTCTGTGGTAATAGCAGATGTGGGTGATATGGGCAAATGCAATATGGGGAAAGTATTCCTTCCACTTCTGTCCGATACTAATGCTTTCCTGCTCACCCAGAGCCTCGTTTCCACAAGGATATTGGGGGTATCTGAAGCGGGAAGTATCCCAGAGACCTCTTGGGGTTCTCTCGTGGAGCTCCCCAGGACAGGGGAGGGCTTGCCCTGAACCAGGAGGTGTGGAGGCTGGTAGGAGCCAAGGCTGGGGTGCTAGTGCGCCATGGTCCTTGTGCTGTGATGCAAAAGGTTCTGTGTCCCTACACCCTTCCCCACCAGGACGACAAAGTCTCACCATGCGAGGCAGAAGGATGTAGGAGAAAATTGCCAGTACGATCGCCACACAGGCCGTGGTGAAGTAACCGATGAAGCTTTCAGGTTGCTGGGCGCCAACTGGGAGCACAGGAAGGGAGAAGACcaggggggaaaaggaagaagatgatGAGGGCTGAGAGGGGTGAGGCCCTGCTGCCATCTCCCACCTAACCCTACAGCACAACCCCAGCAGATTCTGTTGACAGCAGGGCTCTGGGACGGCCCTGTCACCCACAGGGCAGGGATTACTCACTGGCAATACTGAAGATCATCGCCAAAGCGGCAAAGGTGCCCGCCAAGCCCTGCCCACTCATGATGGGAGCTGTGtagctggcaggcagcagccctgccagcccaAAAAGGCTGCTCTGGAGGATGGCGCCAAAGGCTGCAAAGGGGCGAGATGAGCAGAAATGAGAAACCAAAGGCAAGGATGGATTGCACCTCTGTGGGCAGCCAAGGCCCCTGCCCTGTGAGGTAAGGCAGGTTGCCCTCCTCCTTGGCTCTCCCGTGGTGAGGTTCATGCTTTTCTCCCCGAGAGATCAGCCCCAGCCATGGGGCTgtgcccccttccttccccctgctgcCTCACTCACAGTTGATGAAGACGATGCTGATCATGGTAAAGACAAAGAAGGGAAGAGGCTCCATTTCGACCTTCACCATGATCGCGGTGATTAAAAACACCAGCCCAATGGCCACCAGGCTGCCCAAGATGCGGATCTGCTGAGGAATCCTGCAAGAGATGGGTCTTGGTGAGGAAAACCCACCCCCGAAAAGCCTGTGATGCTGGGGCCAAGCTTTCCCGTGGAAATCGCAGCCAAACCCCAGAACAGGAGACCGGTGTTTTGCCTTTGACTTGACTGAACGGGCTGCAGCTTGGCTCAGTGCTAGGGCAGAAAGACGGGCCAGGGCTGGGTGGTCCTGTGTGGGCTGCCAGGGGCAAGGACGGGGCAGGACTCACCGCTGGTGGATGAAGGAGTTGAGGCAGGTGAAGATGAGGAGGGGCACCATGGCGCAGAGTGTCATGAAGTTGTCAAACATGGACTGCAGGTAGGAGGGGGGCAAGGCAGCCCCACTGGTCTGGTTCCACAAGTGGCTTGTCTCCTCTGGATCCGCAAGGCGGCTGATGAAATACTGCGAGACAAGGAGCCTGGTGGGGATGAGGTACCGCAAGGCCTCCCCCCAGCACACTCAGGCCACCCTTGTCCCCCCTCCAACACCACTCGCAGTCCAGGGCTCCTCCTGACACCTCAGTGTCAGTTGTTCCACCCAGGTGACCCACGCTTCTGTCTCCTGCATGCAAATGTGGGAGCTCTACACTATGCAGTGCTGCCACACCTACAGCACGGTCCCTGGAGACGACAGGGAACGATTAGTGtcatgggcagcagcaggagggaagccCTCACCTCCCTGGCAGTCATGAAGAAATTCCATGGCAGCAGCGTTCCCAGGCCAAGGATGAAGAAGATCAGCCAGACAGCCTTGTACCTGTGGAGGGGACAGAGCGGTTTGGAGCGGGACAATGGTCAGGGCAGAGGACAGGCATCGCTTCTGACTGTCCCCGACCCTGCAGCTGGAGGCACCAGGAGGATGGTGGATGAAATTTATTGccgtgtccctgccccacagcccttgcTATCCTGGGCTGCCGGAGGAGACGTGGTGCCACAGAGGGTCCATGGGAGGTCCTCCCTGGTAGGGTATGAAGGTGGGGGGAAGCTGGCTGCTCCTCGGCATGTGGCACCCAGATGCACAGTGGCCACTGCCAGAGGTGGGAGGGAGTCAGGCTCCCCAGGCATGTCCCAGCACTGGGGACTGTTTACAGCCTGTTTGCTATGGAAAAGCTGACAAGAGAGATCATCTCGGGGAAGCGAGAGCTCAGCAGCCCAGTGAGCATGCCGGCGAGGGGGTCCCAGTATCTGCTGGTATCCTGGATGTGCCCCCACACCCACCCTGCAGCCCGGCATTACCTATCTTGGGGCCCGTCTCTTGCTGTCATCTTATGCAGCAAGTGTCAGCGCAGGTCACAACAAGTCTCGTGGCTGCTCTCCgtctgaaaaacaaacaggattttATGGGGGAGTGAGGGACGCAGGCCAGGCAGGGACAGTGCTGGTTTTATCCCCCCGGCCATGCCGCCGGCTAAGAGCCAAAGAGAGACAGCAAATGGTGAGAGCACAGTGCAGCAGCTTTGGAAACCTGCGGCTCGGAGTCCTTCAGCCGAGGGGCTGTGACACACGGCCTTATTGGACCGGCTGAGGGACAGCACGCCTTCCCTCCGAAAGGGAAATCGCTTTCCTGAGACGCCCAGGCTGCTGGGCACCGGCTGCCCGGCTGCTCCACAGCAGGCTCTTAAGGGATTTGTGAGCCTGCAGCTCCCTGTGTCCCCAATCCTGGGGCTGTGAGCGAAGCATATCTGCAGCGGGCTGCGtctgccccccccgccctccccacctccctccaacgCACGGGGCACGGCGGCACAAAAAACACATATAATTCAGCAGCTTCTCCGGCcagaactacaaaaaaaaaaaaaacctccccgtTTCTGATTCCCGCTTCTCTGGGGCTCTGGCAGCCCTGTCCTGGGTCGCCTTGGAAAGCCAAGGACGTCCCTGGCACTGCTGTCCCCTCCCGGCTGCCCACCGCTTCTTTTCCCCCATCACCACCTGCCCGTGTGCCCTGGCGTTGCTCTCCCCGAAGACAACCCCAGAGACGCAGCCCCAGGACCCCTGAGAAGGGACATTCCCTCCCCGgcgtgtgtgtcgtccccccccgccccgacactTCCCCGGGGACAGAAGGGGATTAGCCGCCCCGCAAAAGCCGCAGGCCTGCCTTGTCCTTTTCCAGTCCGGGCGTCGCAGCATGGGATGCTCCGGCACCTCTCCCAGGGCTTCATCTGCAGCGGGGCTCCCGGCgctgagcccccggcccccccggggcatgccacccccccctcccccgacccGAGCCGAGCGCACCGCCGCCGGCTTTACAGCATCCCCGCCCGCAGCCGGGCAGGTCGGgcgtgggagggaggaaggaggcaagGCTGGGAGCAGCATGCTGGGATCTGtagtccctgccagccccggctgtGCCTTAAAGGCGGCGGAGCCCCGTCCCTTGTCGCAGGTGCCCTGCGTGGGTTTTTTTCCGGGCACCGCTCGCCTCCCGCTCACCCCCGGCGCGGTCCCGCAGGTCGGGGAGCCTACAGCTACGATGGAGCCCAGACATAGCCGGCAGGATGCGGAGAGGGATTTTGGCTGCTTGGAAAAGGCAGAGCAGGCTGACAGGTACGTCTGCGTGGGACCGAGAGCCCCACCAACCCGGCAGGTGCCACCATGTTGATGCTGTGGGAGCCGTCTGCAGCGCAGCTCCCCAGCCTTCCCACGCAGACAGCTCAGGGCATGACAGCTCCTGCTTTGCCCTTGCGAGCCACCCGGGCTTCCAGAGAAAAGATCCCAAAATCCCCTCCCGGCAGCCTGCCAGCCCCTCTGTGAGCAGCAGACGCCCCGAGCCCTGACTCGGAATTAGCAGGGGGATCTGCAAGTACGACTGCCACCCCCTCACCCACAGAAACCCTGCCGGGGACACTGCTTGTCCCCAAGCAAACAGATCTCACCCCCAAACAGGCAGGATAACCCCAGCTCCCCCTTGCCAAGCCAAGCCCCCGCTCCCACTCCCAGCCCTCCACCAGGTCACATCACTGTCCCAAGAAACAGGGGCAGGGAACGATCCCACAGACATACCTGGGGAGGACAGAGCCAGGGAAAGCCCTGTTGTTCGCTGTATTTGAAGGTGGCCTGTCCCCCCGCTTCCGCACCCCCCTGCTCCTGGGGGTGAGCGTCAGGCCCCGGCTCAGGTCACGGGGGCTGGGGCCATGTGGGTCTAGTGGCAtccgcggaggaggaggaggagaggtgtcGGATACCAGAGCTGGCACAGGGCCCGGGTCCCGCTGCCCAGGCGCCCATCCGCAGTGCCccgggaaggaaggaagggaagggtgtcgtggaggaggtggcaggaggcaggggcGGCAGGGGTGATCGGGAATCAGGGATTGCCGGGGCAGGGCACTAGGTGCTGCTCCGCCacacagttttcccagctgcctcctgcttctGTCCAGAGAGCACCCGCATCCCTGCGCCAGGAACCCGTCCTCCTCGGCAGGCGCTGCCCGGCTGCCCAGCCgcagcctcctgcctgctctgtttgttttctgtctcgCTTCGCAAAGTGCCTCCTAATTTTTTCTACAAAGAGCCGGTGCCTGCCAAGGGGCGCACGGGTCAGCACTCATTACATCGGGAAACGCGTCCAGCCGCCGTCTCTTACAAACAACCCTACAACCAACAGGAAAGGTCACATGAACCAACACCAGCAGCAGGTGGCAACCCTGCTCCGGGTCCCGGTGAGAGCAGACAGGGGGACAGAGGCCACCCTTCACCTCCCAGAGGAGTCTCCTGATGTTTACCCCAGCCACCAGCTCTGTGGTCGCACAGCCtgggggacaggggagaggaggagcgaTGCGGAACCTTGGCGTAAGGACATCCATTTTGTTCCTGGGCGTAGGGCGGTCCGTCTCATCCCTTCGGAAGCAACGTGTAAGCGGAAGGAGCAAGATAACAAGGAGTGGTCTTAAACCACAGGCTAGTGCCTCTGAGCAGGTACAAACAAGAGGTGACACAATTTTAATTGCCCATTCACACCGCACAAAGGCCTTGACAGAAGTTAAGTGACACGTGCGGTATTGGGGCACACACAGTCCCACTGCCAGCCAAGCTCCGGCCAGGAGCCCACAGCAGGGCCAGCCATCACCAAAACCTCCTAACTTCTGCAGAAAAACGTGCACCACAGGACAGCCATGCCTGCAGGCAGCCATTTGTCACCGGGCTTTGGAGATTTCCCTACCCCTTCCTTCCCACACATCACcttttctcctgcttctgctgccttcaccaAAGGCGAGCACAGCGCACGCTTGGCTTTCCACTCAAGAGCAATACCACGGTGCTGGGCAGGGATGCTATGGGTTTACACGCAGAAACACCAGCTCTTTAAAGAAAAGTCCTTTCTGCCACACCAAGCATAGCACCGTCCTTGCAGTCCCTAGACAAGGGGTTGCCGTCAGGCCCGATGGCAAGCACCCCATGTCTTCCTGCCGCCACGTGTAGGGGATCGCTTTGCAGGGATAAGGTCAGCACTTCCTCCGAGCACGGCCAAGACGGGGATGGGCCAGATGTCTCCCCAGGCTTCACCCCATCCCCTACATCCGCTCACCCCCCTGGGTGACACCAGAGCCCTCCCAGCAGGAAGGGCTGATCTGGGGGCCCATCAAGGTTTACCTACAGACAGGGAACAAGCCCAGCACAGGTGTGCAAGTCACGTGAAGCCCTGGTGGCTGTGACCCAGCTGGAAGATGGGAAATGCTCCGAGACCGTCTTGTTTCATGAGATTTCATGTGCGTGTCTGAACTCTATCCATGTCATTCACGGGTCCTCCTACCTTGTGCCGGGGTCCAGGGAACCAGCCTGCCGGGCAGCGTCCTGCCTGCTTCCACCTTCAGCTATCAGCTGCGGGGACACGTGCTTGTATTTCACAAGACATATGAGTGTGCGTGATTGTGTACCATCACCACAGCGCTGTGACGAACATAAGCCCTCCCAAATTAAGGGCAGGTACCCTGGGTCAAATTAGAGGCTGCTCTGGCTCAAAAGCTTGTCTCCATCAGAGGGCAAAAGCAGATGCCAAGAAAGGGTAAGAGCGGCACAGGCACAGGCTAACTCCCTgactgctcccccagcccccgaGCTGGGAGGGATACGCTGTTCATATGTTTTGTAGCTCACAGCAGGTTTCACTTCTGTGaaatccctccttccccctctaaCTTGGGAGTCTCTGCGCGAGGGCAGCATCTCTCCCCGCGTGCAAGGCCTCAGCCAGGGCTCCCTCGCCATCAAAGGGTGGATGAACATCAGAGTGGCTTCTCCACGCCAGCCACGGCTTTACAGGCCTGGATCGTATCCACCCTACAGCACGTTTTCCAAACAGAGAAATTCTAGCTCACTTAGTCATCCAGGCACAGCTCCACGCCTTCGGTCTTCCTTATTGCTTTCCTCCCAGCCTTCCCTGGCTCCCCTTGACCCTTCCAGaaatgctggggctgggggcacagaGGGACCGCGAGGTGATGAGACACCAATTTGAAGAGCTGCaaaaggctttcctgctttctttctgctttgtcacTCGCAAAGATGATTGGATGACTTTTACATGCACGAAATAACCGAAATAGCCCCAGGCCTTGCTGCGAGTGGCCAGCGCAGCATGTAATCTTGTTTGCAGATTTGGGGCTTCCCTGCCCACCATCTATCCCTTGATTTTTATGtaaactgaatttcatctgcctaACACCCGGTGTTGTAATGGTCTTCTGTACTCTTCCTAGCTGGCACTTGTCCCTATAAACCTGAGTAATCCAATCGCCTCAGCAAGCCCTGTCATCTCATTGCTCATTCCCTATTCCAGGTTGCTCACAAACATGTTGAAAAAACATGGGACCCAACACAGCGATCTCTTTCCACCACGAAAACTGACCGCTGACTCCTACACCCTCCTTCCTGTTTTTGTACCAATTATGGAGCCACGCAAGGACCTTCCCTCTTGACCAGCCAGTTCCCTTAAAAACTGGGCTGAAAGCCCCAGTTGAATGTTTTTTTGGAAAGGAGGCGCAGGTGTCCCAAGCCCAGCGTCCCTCTGAAATGCTGCCCCAGCTCAGGGGCCCCTCGGCAGGAGCCTCCCCCGCTGCCCACGGACCCTGTCCCTGTGCAGGCGCCTGGGCGGCGCACCAGATTCACCGGTCAGCTTTTCCCTGAAGTTCTCTACAGCCCTTCTTAGAAACCAACGTCACGTCTCTCCCCCCTCCCAGTCCCCGGGGGCCGGGGCAGTTGTGAATGAATGACTAGAGGCCACATGTGACAGCCAGACGGTTCACCCTCCCTTTTCTTCTGGTGAACATCGCCTTGCCCTAGCAACTTGCTGCTGCCTAGCTTTGCTTTCTAACCTTTCCTCTGCAGATGCCCTGGGGAGCCTCACAGAAGATGGTGGAAGAAACTGCTCAGGTTCTTCTGGAGTGGACAGAGAGGCAAAATCTTCACCTGGCTTTTCTGCTATGGCCTCTTTCCTCCGATCCCCCGTCCCCCCAACGGACTGCAGCAGGCTTCCTACTCCTGATGTGCTTTGCAAGCAGTTCCCATCAGAGAGCTGATAGCACTTCCTATTATTCTTGTTCTTCTTTCCGTGCCCTGCCTCTCTGCAAACAGGCTTTGCTGCACCATTTGCTCCCCCCGTCTGCTCATTCCTGCGCCCTGAGGAGGGAGCTGGGCGAGAGAGCGGCATGGGGGCAATTCTGCCCCCCTCCTTGCCTCGCTGTGTGTGGACGAACCCCTCTGCACCCCAATGGCCTGGGCTGGTGGAAAAAACCTGCAAGGCAGTCTGTGCAGCAGGGTCCCTGGGCAACATTTCTGACCTGCTTCACCTTGCTCCCTCCATGGGCAAAAGGAGAGGCAGCTCTAGACCCTCTCTGCATTCAGGCTTGTGGCACTCGCAGCCACCACGCAAACTCCTTAGCAGGAGCTATGGAGGCTGTCCCCACTCCCACCACCCATCGCCGGCTGTTATCTCGGCTGCCGGGTGGCGCGGGGGGAGCGTTCAGCCCCGCGGTGTGTTTTGAACTGCACACACCAGCCAACTGCAAAGTCCCTTATCTGGAGAGTTCACGGAGCCCCGAGAGGCTCCTCAGGGGCCCTCAGCCCCGGCAGGTAAAGCAACCCAGCTGGGCAGCAGATTCCCCAGGGCCCGGTGGGACTCCAGCGCTGTCCCTGAAGGGCTTCCCAccagggagaagggagcaggcagTGATGGGGCAGAGCCAGCCATACAACTCCCCTAGGCAATGCGGCTGGGACTCTTCCACCCATCACCCAGTCCCCACTAGGGCTGCTGAGTGGGTTCCCAACCGTGACATACGGCTGGCCGAATGCCAACAAGGGGGCCCTAGCGATGGCAGACCCACGATGAATGCACACACCTCTCTCCTCAGCACACGGCAAGCGCCCAAGCCTGGGCACGCTTGGTCCCTGGCCAGAGAAAACCTCTCCAGGCACCCAGGCAAGACCCCAGAGCAGAGATGGGTGCCACCAAACGCTGCACCACCCCGCCGGGTCATTGCCTGTGATGGGGGGACATTTTAATGTCACAGGAAGAAGCTTACCAGCTTGGTTGGTCCCAGATCCTCGCTCCTGGTCACTTCAGGCCACAGGACTGCAGGGACGGCACagccttgggagaggcaggaaaagccgCGCAGATATCGGAGCAGTCACCTGCTCCAAGGCTAGTGGTTTGGAGGTGCAGGAAGCGATACAGTGCCCCGGGGGGGGCAGGATTTAAGGGGGGGTACGTCATTTCTGAGGAGGCGTCAGAGGAGGAGAGATAAGCTGCTCTTGGGAGCCTGTTTGGAGAGACAGGATTCACAGGGGCTCTTCCGAGGAGCTGGTTTCCCTGATGGCACCCGCTCAGGCCGCTGTCCCCAAGGGAAAAGACCATCCCCTTCAAGGCACAACCCTAACCTGCTTCTCGGCAGGAGGCGGAAGGAAGCATGTTTTTCCAGGGCTAGATTTGGCTTACATTTGTtggaaatttagaaaaataaagatcCTTTCTCCCAAGGGCGGAGAGAGGGATTTGCTCAAGGCTCCACTCAACGCAGCTGCAGAAACCTCCAAAAACAGGCAGAAACCACCTGCAGGACCTGGATGGtgcctggggctgcctggggtgGGGGCGGAGGGTGGGAAAGTGAAATGACCCACTATGGGCAGGCACAGAGGCTCACACCAAGCTCACACCACCCAGCCATGGCTTCAAGATACCTCGCCCCAGATCTTCATCCTCACCTGGCatcctctgcagccagcagccccccggCAGCCCACGTCTGCAGGTCTGGTCCAAGCCCCCTCAGGGGTGCCGGCGTGGCCGGTGGAGGTTCTGCCTGGGTCTGCCTGGGACCGCGGGGAGGCGGGTGCTGCGGGAAGGGGTGCTCCCCTGGCGTCAGCCGGGGTACCGCGGCGGGAAGAGGCACAATGGGAGGAAGCCACATTTCCGCTTCCCAATGGAGAAAATCCTACAGGACCCCTGGGGAGAGCAACCGGACACCATTAATGTAAAAATCAGCAGTGGCCAGAGGCAGCCCTGAGTCAGGAGCAGGTCTTCCTCGCACGGATGAGCCTGGCACTTGGTGCACTGGTGGCACAGGCCACCAGATACCAGGACAGCCATACACTGATGACAGAGGCAATCCCAACCATGCCACAGCACAAGGCACagtgctggctcctgcctgcccacAGCCTGGCTCTCCTGCAGGCAGGTGACACTCCTCATCTCCACCCAGCTGGGTGGGAAGAGGGGTGCTACCTGCCGGGCTGGGGCAGTGCTCAGGTAAGAACCCCTAGGGCATGGCTGCCAGATGCATCTCTTCTGCTTTAGCAGCTTCCCCCCAAGTCACGCTCGGGCTTGCTCAAGAGGAATCCCCATCTGTACAGATGTACAGATGATATCTGGGCCAGCCACACCTTGGGCACCAGCAACAGCACGTTGGAGGGATGGGCTGAGCCTACTGGACCATGTCCCCATTTCCCCCTCATGTCTGCAGCTGAAAGGAATGAAGGTGAGCTCCGTAAAGAGGaagaacacagcaaaacaagaggAGACCAAAACAGGCTGTGGCTGATGAGTCTGAAGATAAGGACTCAATGAATGCATGGGAAGAAACCAAGGCAGGCCAGACTGGGAGAGAGTCCCACAGACAAGGAATGAAGGAGAGGGGCAAGGTGAGTTTCTCCATAGCCTGCCATACCTACTAGCAACACGTGGCTACCCCAAGGTCACCACTCAGGGAGCAATAATGGGGGGAAGAGCAGGACAGCAGAAGGCCACCTGCCATTGGTGGCCACCAGGGTgctgggatggagaggggagagGATTCCTCCTTCATTGCTTCATGTTCCTGGCCCTAGAACTGAGCTTAGAGCTGGCAGACCCAGGAAGGAGTAAGGCCAGGAACAACACAAGGGAGCTGAGCAAGGAGCAACCTGCAGCGAGGGGCTGGGAGAGAAGCATGGGGATGGCTTACGCTGCAGCCAGGAGGTTCTCAGAACAGCCCTGCAGTGAGGGGCAAGGCATGGGGGGCTATGAAATCATTGGAAAGTTCAAAAACCTCTCTAAATCCTTCCGCAAGCTATGCACGAGGTCCCCATTATGCATGGAGCCCCTGGCGGAGCAGGCTTGGAGGGCTCAGCTCAACCCCAAACACACTCTCCCACCCCAAATGGCACTGTGCACTTTATGAGGGCTTCTCTCCCCCAGAAGAGCCCAGGACTTGCTCGCTCGACCCCCAAAGCACAATTGCTTCTGTAACAAAACCCTGTGCGGGCCAGTCCAGCCGCAGAGGTGCCCAggagaggaagggcaggagaagccagcctgcccacagcagccctctgcccactgctgcccagccacctTCCACACCCCAAGGCACGTTCTCCTCCTAGGGGAGAGGCCTCGTCCTCCCAGCTGTGGCTCCTTCCCATAAGGAGCACGTGCCGGATGGAAACGtgcagtgctggcagcaggcaggacccCCAGCTGCTGAACCACATGCCCCTGGGCCATGCTGCTCCCGAGCCCCCCGAGCAGGTGGGAGAGCACCCCCGGGGCTGG contains:
- the LOC128906541 gene encoding equilibrative nucleoside transporter 1 isoform X2, which gives rise to MTARDGPQDRYKAVWLIFFILGLGTLLPWNFFMTAREYFISRLADPEETSHLWNQTSGAALPPSYLQSMFDNFMTLCAMVPLLIFTCLNSFIHQRIPQQIRILGSLVAIGLVFLITAIMVKVEMEPLPFFVFTMISIVFINSFGAILQSSLFGLAGLLPASYTAPIMSGQGLAGTFAALAMIFSIAIGAQQPESFIGYFTTACVAIVLAIFSYILLPRMDFFRYYSMKDKTEYRVYNAELETKRDLIKKDEPNGMEQNNSKVIPIHNPDEKPSVITIFKKLWVMALSVCFVFTVTIGVFPSITAKVSTVLGEGNRWGLYFIPVSCFLLFNVFDWTGRSLTALFTWPGKDSCLLPVMVALRVIFIPLFMLCNVQPRYYLPVVFSHDAWYIIFMIFFSISNGYLASLCMCFGPKKVLAHEAETAGAIMAFFLSLGLALGAAVSFLFRILI